The Macaca fascicularis isolate 582-1 chromosome 12, T2T-MFA8v1.1 genome has a segment encoding these proteins:
- the TMEM185B gene encoding transmembrane protein 185B: MNPRGLFQDFNPSKFLIYTCLLLFSVLLPLRLDGIIQWSYWAVFAPIWLWKLLVVAGASVGAGVWARNPRYRAEGEACVEFKAMLIAVGIHLLLLMFEVLVCDRVERGTHFWLLVFMPLFFVSPVSVAACVWGFRHDRSLELEILCSVNILQFIFIALKLDRIIHWPWLVVFVPLWILMSFLCLVVLYYIVWSLLFLRSLDVVAEQRRTHVTMAISWITIVVPLLTFEVLLVHRLDGHNTFSYISIFVPLWLSLLTLMATTFRRKGGNHWWFGIRRDFCQFLLEIFPFLREYGNISYDLHHEDSEDAEETSVPEAPKIAPIFGKKARVVITQSPGKYVPPPPKLNIDMPD; the protein is encoded by the coding sequence ATGAACCCCAGGGGCCTGTTCCAGGACTTCAaccccagtaagttcctcatctaTACCTGCCTGCTGCTCTTCTCGGTGCTGCTGCCCCTCCGCCTGGACGGCATCATCCAGTGGAGCTACTGGGCCGTCTTTGCCCCCATATGGTTGTGGAAGCTTCTAGTCGTCGCAGGCGCCTCGGTGGGCGCGGGCGTTTGGGCCCGCAACCCTCGCTACCGTGCCGAGGGAGAGGCCTGCGTGGAGTTCAAAGCCATGCTGATCGCTGTGGGCATCCACCTGCTGCTGCTCATGTTCGAAGTCCTGGTCTGTGACAGGGTGGAGAGGGGCACCCACTTCTGGCTGCTGGTCTTCATGCCTCTCTTCTTCGTGTCCCCCGTGTCTGTGGCTGCCTGCGTCTGGGGCTTTCGACACGATAGATCGCTGGAGCTGGAGATCCTGTGCTCGGTCAACATCCTGCAGTTCATCTTCATCGCTCTAAAGCTGGACAGGATTATTCACTGGCCGTGGCTGGTGGTGTTTGTGCCCCTGTGGATCCTCATGTCATTCCTTTGCCTGGTCGTCCTCTATTACATCGTCTGGTCCCTCCTGTTCCTGCGGTCCCTGGATGTGGTTGCCGAGCAACGAAGAACACATGTGACCATGGCCATCAGCTGGATAACGATTGTCGTGCCCCTGCTCACTTTTGAGGTCCTGCTGGTTCACAGATTGGATGGGCACAATACATTCTCCTACATCTCCATATTTGTTCCCCTTTGGCTTTCCTTACTAACTTTAATGGCCACAACATTTAGGCGAAAGGGGGGCAATCATTGGTGGTTTGGCATTCGCAGAGACTTCTGTCAGTTTCTGCTTgaaattttcccatttttaagagAATATGGGAACATTTCATATGATCTCCATCACGAAGATAGTGAAGATGCTGAAGAAACATCAGTTCCAGAAGCTCCGAAAATTGCTCCAATATTTGGAAAGAAGGCCAGAGTAGTTATAACCCAGAGCCCTGGGAAGTACGTTCCCCCGCCTCCCAAGTTAAATATTGATATGCCAGATTAA